In one Trichlorobacter lovleyi SZ genomic region, the following are encoded:
- a CDS encoding ISL3 family transposase produces MQLKSILNFVQPHQGFVYGAVHQRNKGQRTVLDIEIRPRKNRQPVCSRCGKPGPGYDTLPVRRFEFVPLWGIAVFFLYAMRRVSCPSCGVKVEQVPWATGKNHLTTTYAWFLARWARRLSWKEVGQVFQTSWDNVFRSVKMAVAWGLAHRDLDTITAIGIDEIAWKKGHKYLTLVYQIDAGCKRLLWVGKERTQKTLRQFFKEFGKERTAHLRFICSDMWKPYLRIVAEVAGQAMHILDRFHVMTHFGKAVDKVRATEARELKAKGQEPVLTGSRWCLLKRPEHLTEKQSIKLNELLAINLKTVRAYLLKEEFQFFWRYATAGWAARFLDAWCKRTMRSRIIPMKKIAKMLRSHRELLLNWFRTKGQVALGAVEGFNNKAKVTSRKAYGFRNFEVMKIALYHTLGNLPEPEATHRFC; encoded by the coding sequence ATGCAGCTCAAGTCTATACTGAATTTCGTTCAACCGCATCAAGGTTTTGTGTATGGCGCTGTCCACCAGCGAAACAAGGGACAGCGCACGGTCCTTGACATTGAGATCCGCCCCCGCAAGAACAGGCAGCCTGTCTGTTCCAGATGCGGCAAACCTGGTCCCGGCTATGACACCTTGCCTGTGCGCCGGTTTGAGTTCGTGCCGCTATGGGGCATTGCCGTGTTCTTCCTCTACGCCATGCGCCGGGTCAGTTGCCCATCCTGCGGTGTGAAGGTGGAACAAGTCCCCTGGGCCACCGGCAAGAACCACCTGACCACCACCTATGCCTGGTTCCTGGCCCGCTGGGCCAGGCGGTTGTCGTGGAAGGAAGTGGGGCAAGTGTTTCAGACCAGTTGGGACAACGTCTTCCGCTCGGTCAAAATGGCCGTTGCCTGGGGACTGGCCCACCGCGACCTCGACACCATAACCGCCATCGGCATCGACGAGATTGCCTGGAAAAAGGGGCACAAGTACCTGACCCTGGTTTACCAGATCGATGCCGGATGCAAACGCCTGCTGTGGGTCGGCAAGGAGCGGACCCAGAAAACGTTGCGGCAGTTCTTCAAGGAGTTTGGCAAAGAGCGAACAGCACACCTTCGGTTCATCTGCAGCGACATGTGGAAGCCATACCTGCGGATCGTCGCCGAGGTTGCAGGTCAAGCCATGCATATCCTTGACCGGTTCCATGTCATGACCCACTTCGGCAAAGCTGTCGACAAGGTCCGGGCAACGGAAGCCAGAGAACTGAAAGCCAAGGGCCAGGAACCGGTGCTGACCGGTAGCCGCTGGTGCCTGCTCAAACGGCCTGAACACCTGACGGAGAAGCAGAGCATCAAGCTGAATGAACTGCTGGCCATTAACTTGAAAACCGTCCGGGCCTATCTCCTCAAAGAGGAGTTCCAGTTCTTCTGGCGCTATGCCACTGCGGGCTGGGCTGCCAGATTTCTGGATGCTTGGTGCAAAAGAACCATGAGGTCACGCATCATCCCGATGAAGAAGATTGCCAAGATGCTGCGCTCGCATCGGGAGCTGTTACTCAACTGGTTTCGGACCAAAGGGCAGGTTGCCTTGGGGGCCGTAGAAGGATTCAACAACAAGGCTAAAGTGACCTCACGTAAAGCATACGGTTTCAGAAACTTTGAAGTGATGAAAATCGCCTTGTATCATACACTTGGCAACCTGCCAGAACCTGAGGCTACCCACAGATTCTGCTGA
- a CDS encoding acyl-[ACP]--phospholipid O-acyltransferase encodes MSKLPAGLPALNLTQFLGAMNDNILKLLIIFFLIHHQGANRAGIITACAGVAFVLPFLLFSAPAGCLSDRFSKARVSVAVKLLEVIVTALAVLTFALRLEWGLYGVLFLMATHSAFFAPAKYGIIPELAPRDELSRANGLIESFTFLAIIFGTTLASALTQAVGGRFWLAACFCLAVAIIGLISALRLPKVAAVAPNRPIRLFPAEILRTLQHIKHDHWLMLAITGLAWFMLVGAFTQLNLIGYGIQQLGLDEAKSGYLFLASAFGIAGGSLLAAKLSGKDVEFGIVPLGAIGLTIAPVLLHNAPAHLPTVLAIILLFGISAGLFSLPLQTFIQMRAEAEIRGEVLAASSFINWVGILIASALTFLFSGPLQMTAAQGFSVMGVMTLLLTLVTIRYLPDFLLRFVALVVMHLLYKIRVDGRDNVPLDGPALLVANHVSWIDALLLVATQTRRIRFVMDRSIYETPALNPLFKLMGVIPVSAKDGIAGFKEFLRATKQVLDEGYLVCIFAEGEITRHGSLNAFRPGFAKIAQATGVPIIPAYIGGAWGNIFSYARNRHIYLNRYPMHILFGTPLAADQAAQARTAVMELSVRYFEARKDQRLPLADAFVRTARSNWSHPAVNDTTGKSLTYGQLLTGSLLVKNRLQPLLSGKQVGILLPPSVAGFTANIALTLLAKVPVNLNYTASRDAFASSLEQAEISCVVTSKKVLEKLPDLPMPERIILLEEVMQGLGSLEKLKALAAARLAPLATLVADNPAPDDTATIIFSSGSTGTPKGVMLSHHNILSNIEALRAVFQPDQNDRVAAVLPLFHSLGFTGTLWLPLLSGFSSACHSNPLEATQVVKLVRNEKATILIATPTFLSAYLRKASPEDFRSLRLVITGAEKLKTELANAFEEKFKLRPLEGYGATELSPVISLNIPDVEIGGIRQKGQLSGSVGRPIPGVAVRISDPDSGTLLADGQPGLIEVSGPNLMTGYLGKPDETAKVIRNGWYNTGDIGYINEQGFVVITDRLARFSKIGGEMIPHGAVEERLLAALASTDLLLAVTAVPDEKKGERIAVVFDQTQLDEAKVKQAIEQAELPNLWKPSLLVAAEAIPLLGSGKLDLKGLKKLAEAIA; translated from the coding sequence ATGTCCAAACTGCCTGCCGGCCTGCCGGCCCTGAACCTGACCCAGTTTCTGGGGGCGATGAATGACAACATCCTGAAGCTGCTGATCATCTTCTTCCTGATCCACCATCAGGGGGCCAACAGGGCCGGCATCATCACCGCCTGTGCCGGCGTGGCCTTTGTGCTACCGTTTCTGCTCTTTTCAGCTCCGGCCGGCTGCCTGTCCGACCGTTTCAGCAAGGCACGGGTCAGCGTAGCGGTCAAGCTGCTGGAGGTGATCGTTACCGCCCTGGCTGTACTAACCTTTGCCCTGAGGCTTGAATGGGGGTTGTACGGGGTACTGTTTTTGATGGCCACCCACAGCGCCTTTTTTGCCCCGGCCAAATATGGCATCATCCCTGAACTGGCCCCCCGCGATGAGCTATCCCGGGCCAATGGCCTGATCGAATCCTTCACCTTTCTGGCAATCATCTTCGGCACCACCCTGGCCTCGGCCCTGACCCAGGCAGTGGGCGGCCGTTTCTGGCTGGCTGCCTGCTTCTGCCTGGCGGTTGCCATCATCGGCCTGATCTCTGCCCTGCGCCTGCCAAAGGTTGCGGCTGTCGCGCCTAATCGCCCGATCCGTCTCTTCCCGGCCGAAATCCTGCGTACCCTGCAGCATATCAAGCATGACCACTGGCTGATGCTGGCCATTACCGGCCTGGCCTGGTTCATGCTGGTGGGGGCCTTTACCCAGCTTAACCTGATCGGCTACGGCATCCAGCAACTGGGGCTTGATGAAGCCAAAAGCGGCTACCTCTTTCTGGCTTCTGCCTTCGGCATTGCCGGCGGCTCATTGCTGGCAGCCAAGCTGTCCGGCAAGGATGTGGAGTTCGGCATCGTGCCGCTGGGGGCCATCGGCCTGACCATTGCGCCGGTACTGCTGCACAATGCGCCTGCCCATCTGCCCACCGTACTGGCCATCATCCTGTTGTTCGGCATCAGCGCCGGTCTGTTCTCCCTGCCGCTGCAGACCTTTATTCAGATGCGGGCCGAGGCCGAGATCAGGGGTGAGGTACTGGCCGCTTCCAGCTTTATCAACTGGGTCGGCATCCTGATCGCTTCTGCCCTGACCTTTCTGTTCAGCGGGCCGCTGCAGATGACCGCTGCCCAGGGGTTCAGTGTGATGGGGGTCATGACCCTGCTGCTGACCCTGGTCACCATCCGTTACCTGCCGGATTTCCTGCTGCGCTTTGTGGCCCTGGTGGTGATGCACCTGCTGTACAAGATCCGGGTGGATGGCAGGGACAATGTACCGCTGGATGGCCCGGCCCTGCTGGTGGCCAACCATGTCTCCTGGATTGATGCCCTGCTGCTGGTGGCCACCCAGACCCGCCGCATCCGCTTTGTGATGGACCGCAGCATCTACGAGACCCCGGCCCTGAACCCACTCTTCAAACTGATGGGGGTAATTCCAGTCTCTGCCAAAGATGGCATTGCCGGGTTCAAGGAGTTCCTGCGCGCCACCAAACAGGTGCTGGATGAAGGCTATCTGGTCTGCATCTTTGCCGAGGGGGAGATCACCCGCCACGGCAGCCTGAACGCCTTCCGGCCCGGCTTTGCCAAGATCGCCCAGGCAACCGGTGTACCGATCATTCCGGCCTACATCGGCGGCGCCTGGGGCAACATCTTCAGCTATGCCCGCAACCGACATATCTACCTGAACCGTTATCCCATGCATATCCTGTTCGGCACGCCGCTGGCTGCTGATCAGGCAGCCCAGGCCCGCACTGCCGTAATGGAGCTGTCAGTGCGCTACTTTGAGGCCCGCAAAGACCAGCGCCTGCCGTTGGCTGATGCCTTTGTCCGCACTGCCCGCAGCAACTGGTCTCACCCGGCGGTCAACGACACCACCGGGAAAAGCCTGACCTACGGCCAGTTGCTGACCGGCAGCCTGCTGGTCAAAAACCGGCTACAGCCGCTGCTGTCCGGCAAACAGGTGGGGATACTGCTACCCCCTTCCGTGGCCGGCTTTACCGCCAACATCGCCCTGACCCTGCTGGCTAAGGTGCCGGTTAACCTGAACTACACCGCTTCACGGGATGCCTTTGCCTCATCCCTGGAACAGGCAGAGATCAGCTGCGTGGTCACCTCTAAAAAGGTCTTGGAGAAACTGCCTGACCTGCCGATGCCGGAACGGATCATCCTGCTGGAAGAGGTTATGCAAGGGCTGGGATCACTGGAAAAACTGAAGGCGCTGGCTGCTGCCAGACTGGCACCGCTGGCAACCCTGGTGGCCGACAACCCGGCCCCGGATGACACCGCCACCATCATCTTTTCCTCCGGCAGCACCGGAACCCCCAAAGGGGTCATGCTGTCGCACCACAACATCCTCTCCAATATTGAAGCGCTGCGGGCCGTGTTCCAGCCGGACCAGAACGACCGGGTGGCGGCGGTGCTGCCGTTGTTCCACTCCCTGGGCTTTACCGGCACGCTCTGGCTGCCGCTCTTGTCCGGTTTCTCATCGGCCTGCCACAGCAACCCGCTGGAGGCGACCCAGGTGGTCAAACTGGTGCGCAATGAAAAGGCCACCATCCTGATTGCCACCCCCACTTTCCTGTCAGCCTATCTGCGCAAGGCATCTCCAGAGGATTTCAGATCCCTGCGGCTGGTGATCACCGGTGCTGAAAAGCTCAAGACCGAACTGGCCAATGCCTTTGAAGAGAAGTTCAAGCTGCGCCCGCTGGAAGGCTACGGCGCCACTGAACTCTCGCCGGTTATCTCCCTCAACATCCCGGATGTGGAGATCGGCGGCATCCGCCAGAAAGGGCAACTGTCAGGCAGCGTGGGCAGGCCGATCCCTGGCGTGGCGGTACGGATCAGCGACCCGGACAGCGGCACACTGCTGGCTGATGGCCAGCCGGGCCTGATCGAGGTATCTGGCCCCAACCTGATGACCGGCTACCTGGGCAAACCGGACGAGACCGCCAAGGTGATCCGCAATGGCTGGTACAACACCGGCGATATCGGCTACATCAATGAGCAGGGCTTTGTGGTGATCACCGATCGTCTGGCCCGCTTCAGCAAGATCGGCGGCGAGATGATCCCCCACGGTGCCGTGGAGGAACGGCTGCTGGCAGCCCTGGCCAGCACTGACCTGCTGCTGGCTGTCACGGCAGTGCCGGATGAGAAAAAGGGGGAGCGGATCGCCGTGGTCTTTGATCAGACCCAACTTGATGAGGCCAAGGTTAAACAGGCCATTGAACAGGCAGAACTGCCCAACCTTTGGAAACCGTCGTTGTTGGTGGCAGCTGAAGCGATACCGCTACTGGGTAGCGGCAAGCTGGATCTGAAGGGGCTGAAGAAGCTAGCGGAGGCGATAGCGTAA
- a CDS encoding HNH endonuclease — translation MLYFVHQVAAQTIFGRSVTHKFCGRTKNYKAWQFACERLGFFETKTFSDSKFGGSDGAYNAAIKYRNEFFQAASSLGVFDKSNDNRHNATSKRLIQIDLKLSPNNTSGIIGVCRSISKRDSRKSPEITWRAGYKNSLGQNRQKSYSVGQLGEQQALFRAVTFRRDYAKSLLPTTQDDTYRIKLSDHIEELNSILEYISDLKDEADVFFFLGSLNNPHLDNTSKKQMLDIRVGQNKFRRLILSYWNNKCAVTGSSLFVTAGHIKPWKDSDNSERIDVFNGLALSPVYDKAFDKGYISFDKNGNILISNKLSHDAELLGINKYIQISNLHFLHQKYLEWHRNFIFIK, via the coding sequence ATGCTCTATTTCGTTCACCAGGTAGCTGCTCAGACCATCTTCGGCAGGTCAGTTACCCATAAATTCTGCGGAAGAACCAAAAATTATAAAGCCTGGCAATTTGCTTGTGAACGGCTTGGCTTCTTTGAGACAAAAACTTTTAGTGACAGTAAGTTTGGTGGCTCTGATGGGGCGTATAATGCCGCAATTAAATACCGAAATGAATTTTTTCAGGCAGCCTCATCGCTTGGCGTCTTTGACAAGAGCAATGACAATAGACACAACGCTACAAGCAAGCGCCTAATCCAAATTGACCTAAAACTTAGTCCTAACAACACGTCTGGAATCATAGGAGTGTGTCGTTCAATATCGAAACGGGACAGCAGGAAGTCACCTGAAATAACTTGGCGCGCCGGGTATAAAAACAGCCTCGGGCAAAACCGCCAAAAGAGTTATTCTGTTGGACAACTAGGAGAACAACAGGCTTTATTCCGGGCTGTTACATTCAGACGTGATTATGCAAAGTCCCTACTTCCCACAACCCAAGATGACACCTATAGAATAAAACTATCAGATCATATAGAAGAGTTAAATTCCATTCTAGAATACATCTCAGATCTTAAGGATGAAGCGGATGTGTTCTTTTTCCTCGGTTCACTAAACAACCCTCATTTGGATAATACTTCAAAAAAGCAGATGCTCGATATCCGAGTAGGACAGAACAAATTTAGGAGACTCATTCTATCCTATTGGAACAACAAATGTGCAGTCACTGGTTCAAGCTTGTTTGTAACAGCAGGACACATTAAACCATGGAAAGACTCCGATAATTCGGAAAGAATTGATGTTTTTAATGGCCTTGCTTTATCACCAGTCTATGACAAAGCTTTTGACAAAGGATATATCAGCTTTGACAAAAACGGTAACATACTAATATCCAACAAATTATCACATGACGCCGAACTCCTTGGAATAAATAAATATATACAAATAAGCAACTTACACTTTCTTCATCAAAAATACTTAGAATGGCATCGCAACTTTATTTTTATCAAATAA